The following proteins are encoded in a genomic region of Pseudomonas sp. Os17:
- a CDS encoding sensor histidine kinase — translation MPMSFSLTQMILISAAYLLVLFGVAWISERGMIPRSIIRHPLTYTLSLGVYASAWAFYGTVGLAYQYGYGFLSSYLGVSGAFLLAPVLLYPILKITRTYQLSSLADLFAFRFRSTWAGALTTIFMLVGVLPLLALQIQAVADSIGILTHEPVQHRVALSFCALITLFTIFFGSRHIATREKHEGLVFAIAFESVIKLIAIGGVGLYALYGVFDGPQQLELWLLQNQTALAALHTPLQEGPWRTLLLVFFASAIVMPHMYHMTFTENLNPRALVSASWGLPLFLLLMSLAVPLILWAGLKLGATTNPEYFTLGIGIAANSPALALLAYVGGLSAASGLIIVTTLALSGMALNHLVLPLYQPPAEGNIYRWLKWTRRALIVAIIMAGYAFYLLLGAEQDLANLGIVAFVATLQFLPGVLSVLYWPTANRRGFIAGLLAGILVWLVTMLLPLIGNLQGFYIPLLNMIYVLDDTSWHMAAIASLAANVLMFTLISLFTNASSEEASAAEACAVDNVRRPQRRELHAASPQEFATQLAKPLGAKAAQKEVEQALRDLYLPFDERRPYALRRLRDRIEANLSGLMGPSVAQDMVETFLPYKAGGENYVTEDIHFIESRLEDYHSRLTGLAAELDALRRYHRQTLQELPMGVCSLAKDQEILMWNKAMEELTGIPAQHVVGSRLSTIANPWKDLLQGFINLPDEHLHKQHLALDGQTRWLNLHKAAIDEPLAPGNSGLVLLVEDLTETQTLEDKLVHSERLASIGRLAAGVAHEIGNPITGIACLAQNLREEREEDGELTEISEQILEQTKRISRIVQSLMSFAHAGSHQHNDEAVCLAEVAQDAIGLLALNRRNFEVQFFNLCDPDHWVDGDPQRLAQVLINLLSNARDASPPGSAVRVKSEAFEHTVDLIVEDEGSGIPKNIMDRLFEPFFTTKDPGEGTGLGLALVYSIVEEHYGQITIDSPADLQSQRGTRIRVTLPRHVEATSAVN, via the coding sequence ATGCCGATGAGCTTTAGCCTGACCCAGATGATCCTGATCAGCGCCGCCTACTTGCTGGTGCTGTTCGGGGTGGCCTGGATCAGTGAGCGCGGCATGATTCCGCGCTCGATCATTCGCCACCCGTTGACCTACACCCTGTCGCTGGGGGTCTATGCCAGCGCCTGGGCTTTCTACGGCACAGTGGGCCTGGCCTATCAATACGGCTACGGCTTTCTCTCCAGCTACCTGGGGGTGTCCGGAGCCTTCCTGCTGGCGCCGGTGCTGCTCTATCCGATCCTCAAGATCACTCGCACCTACCAGCTGTCATCCCTGGCGGATCTGTTCGCCTTCCGTTTTCGCAGCACCTGGGCCGGCGCCCTGACCACCATCTTCATGCTGGTGGGGGTCCTGCCCCTGCTGGCCCTGCAGATCCAGGCGGTGGCCGACTCCATCGGCATCCTCACCCATGAGCCGGTGCAGCACCGCGTGGCGCTGAGCTTCTGCGCGCTGATCACCCTGTTCACGATTTTCTTCGGCTCCCGGCACATCGCGACCCGGGAAAAACACGAAGGCCTGGTGTTCGCCATCGCCTTTGAATCGGTGATCAAACTGATCGCCATCGGCGGCGTCGGCCTCTATGCGTTGTACGGGGTTTTCGATGGGCCGCAACAGCTGGAGCTCTGGCTGCTGCAGAACCAGACCGCCCTCGCTGCGCTGCATACGCCCCTGCAAGAAGGTCCATGGCGCACTCTGCTGCTGGTGTTCTTCGCCTCGGCCATCGTCATGCCGCACATGTACCACATGACCTTTACCGAAAACCTCAACCCCCGCGCCCTGGTCAGCGCCAGTTGGGGCCTGCCGCTGTTCCTGCTGCTGATGAGCCTGGCGGTGCCGCTGATTCTCTGGGCCGGACTCAAACTCGGCGCCACCACCAATCCGGAATACTTCACCCTGGGCATCGGCATTGCCGCCAACAGCCCGGCCCTGGCCCTGCTGGCCTATGTCGGTGGCCTTTCCGCAGCCAGCGGCCTGATCATCGTCACCACCCTGGCCTTGTCGGGGATGGCCCTGAACCACCTGGTGCTGCCGCTCTATCAGCCGCCGGCGGAAGGCAACATCTATCGCTGGCTGAAATGGACCCGCCGCGCCCTGATCGTCGCCATCATCATGGCCGGCTATGCCTTCTATCTGCTGCTGGGGGCCGAGCAGGACCTGGCCAATCTGGGAATCGTCGCCTTCGTCGCCACCCTGCAATTTCTGCCGGGCGTGCTGTCGGTGCTGTACTGGCCGACCGCCAACCGGCGTGGTTTCATCGCCGGGCTACTGGCCGGGATCCTGGTGTGGCTGGTGACCATGCTGCTGCCGTTGATCGGCAACCTGCAGGGGTTCTATATCCCGCTGCTGAACATGATCTACGTCCTCGACGACACCAGCTGGCACATGGCAGCCATCGCTTCGCTGGCCGCCAACGTGCTGATGTTCACCCTGATCTCGCTGTTCACCAACGCCAGCAGCGAGGAAGCCAGCGCCGCCGAAGCCTGCGCCGTGGACAACGTGCGGCGCCCGCAACGACGGGAACTGCATGCCGCCTCGCCCCAGGAATTCGCCACCCAACTGGCCAAGCCGCTGGGAGCCAAGGCCGCACAAAAGGAAGTGGAACAGGCCCTGCGCGACCTCTACCTGCCCTTCGACGAGCGTCGGCCTTACGCCTTGCGGCGCCTGCGGGACCGCATCGAAGCCAACCTCTCTGGGCTGATGGGACCAAGTGTTGCCCAGGACATGGTAGAGACCTTCCTGCCCTACAAGGCCGGCGGAGAAAACTACGTCACCGAGGACATCCACTTCATCGAAAGCCGGCTGGAGGACTATCACTCGCGCCTGACCGGCCTGGCAGCCGAACTCGATGCCCTGCGTCGCTACCACCGGCAAACCCTGCAGGAACTGCCGATGGGTGTCTGCTCCCTGGCCAAGGACCAAGAAATCCTGATGTGGAACAAGGCCATGGAGGAGCTGACCGGCATTCCTGCGCAACACGTGGTGGGGTCGCGCCTGAGCACCATCGCCAACCCATGGAAGGATTTGCTGCAAGGTTTCATCAATCTGCCGGACGAACACTTGCACAAGCAGCACCTGGCCCTCGATGGCCAGACCCGCTGGCTGAACCTGCACAAGGCGGCCATCGACGAGCCCCTGGCCCCGGGCAACAGCGGCCTGGTGCTGCTGGTGGAAGACCTCACCGAAACCCAGACCCTGGAAGACAAACTGGTGCACTCCGAGCGCCTGGCCAGCATCGGGCGCCTGGCCGCCGGGGTCGCTCACGAGATCGGCAACCCGATCACCGGCATTGCCTGCCTGGCGCAGAACCTGCGGGAAGAGCGCGAGGAGGACGGCGAACTGACGGAGATCAGCGAGCAGATTCTCGAACAGACCAAACGCATCTCGCGCATCGTGCAGTCGTTGATGAGCTTCGCCCACGCCGGCAGCCACCAGCACAATGACGAAGCCGTGTGCCTGGCCGAAGTCGCTCAGGACGCCATTGGCCTGCTGGCCCTGAACCGACGCAATTTCGAAGTGCAGTTCTTCAATCTGTGCGATCCCGACCACTGGGTCGATGGCGATCCTCAGCGCCTCGCCCAGGTGCTGATCAACCTGCTTTCCAACGCCCGCGACGCCTCCCCTCCCGGCAGCGCGGTACGCGTCAAGAGCGAGGCTTTCGAGCACACGGTCGACCTGATCGTGGAGGACGAAGGCAGCGGCATTCCCAAGAACATCATGGACCGGTTGTTCGAACCGTTTTTCACCACCAAGGACCCTGGAGAAGGCACCGGACTGGGCCTTGCACTGGTCTATTCCATCGTTGAAGAGCATTATGGACAAATCACCATCGACAGCCCGGCCGATCTACAAAGCCAGCGCGGCACCCGTATCCGGGTGACCTTGCCGCGTCATGTCGAAGCGACGTCCGCTGTGAACTGA
- a CDS encoding sigma-54-dependent transcriptional regulator: MPHILIVEDETIIRSALRRLLERNQYQVSEAGSVQEAQERFSIPTFDLIVSDLRLPGAPGTELIKLGQGTPVLIMTSYASLRSAVDSMKMGAVDYIAKPFDHDEMLQAVARILRDRQSAESAAPDRPAGKAGATADKAVAGNSNGEIGIIGSCPPMQDMYSKIRKVAPTDSNVLIQGESGTGKELVARALHNLSKRAKAPMISVNCAAIPETLIESELFGHEKGAFTGASAGRAGLVEAADGGTLFLDEIGELPLEAQARLLRVLQEGEIRRVGSVQSQKVDVRLIAATHRDLKSLSKIGQFREDLYYRLHVIALKLPALRERGADVNEIANAFLARQSARIGRSDLRFAADAEQAIRHYSWPGNVRELENAVERAVILCESPEISADLLGIDIELSDLEDDDFVGLAPQPGNTSHEPTEDLSLEDYFQHFVLEHQDHMTETELARKLGVSRKCLWERRQRLGIPRRKSGVASES; the protein is encoded by the coding sequence ATGCCGCATATTCTGATCGTCGAAGACGAAACCATTATCCGCTCCGCCCTGCGCCGTCTGTTGGAACGCAACCAGTATCAGGTCAGCGAAGCCGGCTCAGTGCAGGAAGCCCAGGAACGCTTCAGCATCCCCACGTTCGATCTGATCGTCAGTGACCTGCGCCTGCCGGGTGCTCCGGGCACCGAACTGATCAAGCTCGGCCAGGGCACTCCAGTGCTGATCATGACCAGCTACGCCAGCCTGCGCTCAGCCGTGGACTCGATGAAGATGGGCGCGGTGGACTATATCGCCAAGCCTTTCGACCACGATGAGATGCTCCAGGCCGTGGCGCGAATCCTTCGGGATCGGCAAAGCGCCGAGAGCGCAGCGCCAGATCGCCCAGCGGGCAAGGCCGGGGCGACCGCGGACAAGGCCGTTGCCGGCAACAGCAACGGTGAAATCGGCATCATCGGTTCCTGTCCGCCCATGCAGGACATGTACAGCAAGATCCGCAAGGTCGCGCCGACAGACTCCAATGTCCTGATCCAGGGCGAATCCGGCACCGGCAAAGAGCTGGTGGCCCGGGCGCTGCACAACCTGTCCAAACGCGCCAAGGCGCCGATGATCTCGGTGAACTGCGCTGCCATCCCGGAAACCCTGATCGAATCCGAACTGTTCGGCCACGAGAAAGGCGCCTTCACCGGCGCCAGTGCCGGTCGTGCCGGCCTGGTGGAAGCGGCAGACGGCGGCACCCTCTTCCTTGACGAAATCGGCGAGCTGCCGTTGGAAGCCCAGGCCCGCCTGCTGCGCGTCCTGCAGGAAGGCGAGATCCGTCGGGTAGGTTCGGTGCAGTCGCAAAAAGTCGACGTGCGCCTGATAGCAGCGACTCACCGCGACCTGAAGAGCCTGTCGAAAATCGGCCAGTTCCGTGAAGACCTGTACTACCGCCTGCACGTGATCGCCTTGAAACTGCCAGCCCTGCGCGAGCGGGGGGCCGACGTCAATGAAATTGCCAACGCCTTCCTGGCTCGACAGAGTGCGCGCATCGGTCGTTCGGACCTGAGGTTCGCCGCCGACGCCGAACAGGCGATCCGTCATTACTCCTGGCCGGGGAACGTGCGTGAGCTGGAGAACGCGGTCGAGCGTGCGGTGATCTTGTGCGAAAGCCCGGAGATCTCAGCTGACCTGCTGGGCATCGATATCGAATTGAGCGACCTGGAAGACGACGACTTCGTCGGCCTGGCGCCACAGCCGGGTAACACCAGCCACGAACCTACGGAAGACCTTTCCCTGGAGGACTACTTCCAGCATTTCGTTCTTGAGCACCAGGACCACATGACCGAGACCGAGCTGGCACGCAAGCTTGGGGTCAGCCGCAAATGCCTGTGGGAGCGGCGCCAGCGTCTGGGCATCCCGCGCCGCAAGAGCGGGGTCGCCAGCGAAAGCTGA
- a CDS encoding polynucleotide adenylyltransferase PcnB: MLKKLFQSFRSPLRRTQHQRSTPEVLNSSQHSLQRAQFSRYAVNIVERLQNAGYQAYLVGGCVRDMLLNITPKDFDVATSATPEQVKAEFRNARIIGRRFKLVHIHFGREIIEVATFRANHPQNDDEEDSNQSSRNESGRILRDNVYGTLEEDAQRRDFTINALYYDPVSERILDYANGVHDIRNNLIRLIGDPRQRYQEDPVRMLRAVRFAAKLNFGIEKHTATPIRELAPMLREIPSARLFEEVLKLFLSGYAADTFEMLVDLQLFDPLFPASAEALEYNPTYTHTLISEALINTDLRIKQNKPVTPAFLFAALLWPALPARVLRLQERGMPPIPAMQEAAHELIAEQCQRIAIPKRFTMPIREIWDMQERLPRRSGKRADLLLDNPRFRAGYDFLLLRESAGEQTDGLGEWWTDYQDANDAERRDMIRELSGKEDASGAPRKRRRSSGAKRKRAGGSNASGE, from the coding sequence ATGCTGAAGAAGCTGTTCCAGTCATTCCGTTCTCCCTTGCGTCGTACGCAACACCAACGCAGCACCCCTGAAGTGCTCAATAGCAGCCAACATTCGCTGCAACGTGCCCAATTCAGCCGGTATGCGGTGAATATCGTCGAGCGCCTGCAGAACGCCGGCTACCAGGCTTACCTGGTGGGTGGCTGCGTGCGCGACATGCTGCTCAACATCACCCCCAAGGACTTCGACGTCGCCACCAGCGCCACACCGGAACAGGTCAAGGCCGAGTTTCGTAACGCGCGGATCATTGGCCGTCGTTTCAAGTTGGTGCACATTCACTTCGGTCGCGAAATCATCGAGGTCGCGACCTTCCGCGCCAACCACCCGCAGAACGACGACGAGGAGGACAGCAACCAATCCTCCCGCAACGAAAGCGGGCGAATCCTGCGGGACAACGTCTACGGCACCCTGGAAGAAGATGCGCAACGCCGTGACTTCACCATCAATGCCCTGTACTACGATCCGGTCAGCGAGCGCATCCTCGACTACGCCAATGGCGTACACGACATTCGCAACAACCTGATCCGCCTGATCGGCGATCCTCGCCAGCGCTACCAGGAAGACCCGGTGCGGATGCTGCGGGCCGTGCGCTTCGCGGCAAAACTGAACTTCGGTATCGAAAAGCACACCGCGACGCCGATCCGTGAACTGGCGCCCATGCTGCGGGAGATCCCCTCGGCGCGCCTGTTCGAGGAAGTGCTCAAGCTGTTCCTCTCCGGCTACGCTGCCGACACCTTCGAAATGCTGGTGGACCTGCAACTGTTCGATCCGTTGTTCCCGGCCAGCGCCGAAGCCCTGGAATACAACCCGACCTACACCCACACGCTGATCAGCGAAGCGCTGATCAACACCGACTTGCGGATCAAGCAGAACAAGCCGGTGACCCCAGCCTTCCTGTTCGCCGCCCTGCTCTGGCCGGCCCTGCCGGCCCGGGTGCTGCGCCTGCAGGAACGTGGCATGCCGCCAATCCCGGCCATGCAGGAAGCGGCTCACGAGCTGATCGCCGAACAGTGCCAGCGCATTGCCATTCCCAAGCGCTTCACCATGCCGATCCGCGAGATCTGGGACATGCAAGAGCGCTTGCCGCGCCGCAGCGGCAAGCGCGCCGACCTGCTGCTGGATAACCCGCGTTTCCGTGCCGGCTACGACTTCCTGCTGCTGCGGGAAAGCGCCGGTGAGCAGACCGATGGCCTGGGTGAATGGTGGACCGATTACCAGGACGCCAACGATGCCGAACGTCGGGACATGATCCGCGAACTGAGCGGCAAGGAAGATGCCAGCGGTGCCCCTCGCAAACGCCGGCGCAGCAGCGGCGCCAAGCGCAAGCGTGCCGGCGGCTCCAACGCTTCGGGCGAATAG
- the folK gene encoding 2-amino-4-hydroxy-6-hydroxymethyldihydropteridine diphosphokinase, translating to MERIYIGMGSNLAAPEEQLRSAVEALAQLPDSQLRGVSAFYQSDSLLPGQPRYTNAVAALDSNLEPLALLDALQAIENQQGRERNERWGPRTLDLDILLFGDRLLDEPRLKVPHYHMHARPFVLYPLAELAPAELRLADGRSLKALLDACPFVGLERLA from the coding sequence ATGGAACGTATCTACATCGGCATGGGCAGCAACCTGGCTGCCCCTGAAGAGCAACTGCGCAGCGCCGTCGAGGCCCTGGCGCAGTTGCCCGACAGCCAACTGCGCGGCGTCTCGGCCTTCTATCAAAGCGACTCCCTGCTTCCGGGCCAACCGCGCTACACCAATGCCGTGGCGGCGCTGGACAGCAACCTCGAACCCCTGGCGCTGCTCGATGCCCTGCAGGCGATCGAAAACCAGCAGGGGCGCGAGCGCAACGAGCGCTGGGGGCCACGCACCCTGGACCTGGACATCCTCCTGTTCGGTGACCGTCTGCTCGACGAACCCCGTCTCAAGGTGCCTCATTACCACATGCACGCCCGCCCCTTTGTCCTCTATCCCCTGGCGGAACTGGCCCCTGCCGAGTTGCGGCTGGCCGATGGGCGCAGCCTCAAGGCACTGCTCGACGCTTGCCCATTTGTCGGCCTGGAACGCCTGGCCTGA
- the panB gene encoding 3-methyl-2-oxobutanoate hydroxymethyltransferase, whose amino-acid sequence MPDITLTTLQSLKQKGEKITMLTCYDATFAHTCCEAGVEVLLVGDSLGMVLQGHDSTLPVSNADMAYHVAAVKRGNNGALILADLPFMSYATPEQALSSSAQLMQAGAHMVKIEGAAWLAESVRLLNERGVPVCVHMGLTPQTVNVLGGYKVQGRNESQARQMRADAIALEQAGAAMLLLECVPSELAAEITQAVKIPVIGIGAGSATDGQVLVLHDMLGLSLSGRSPKFVKNFMAGQDSIQAALSAYVAEVKAVTFPGAEHGFSA is encoded by the coding sequence ATGCCAGACATCACTCTGACCACCCTGCAAAGCCTCAAGCAGAAAGGTGAAAAAATCACCATGCTGACCTGCTATGACGCGACCTTCGCCCACACCTGCTGTGAGGCCGGTGTCGAAGTCCTGCTGGTAGGCGACTCCCTGGGCATGGTGTTGCAAGGGCACGACAGCACCCTGCCCGTCAGCAACGCCGACATGGCCTATCACGTCGCAGCGGTCAAACGCGGCAACAACGGGGCACTGATCCTCGCCGACCTGCCTTTCATGTCCTACGCCACCCCCGAACAGGCACTGAGCAGTTCCGCCCAGCTGATGCAGGCCGGCGCGCACATGGTCAAGATCGAAGGCGCGGCCTGGCTGGCCGAATCGGTACGCCTGCTGAACGAACGCGGTGTTCCGGTGTGCGTGCACATGGGGCTGACGCCACAGACCGTGAATGTCCTGGGCGGCTACAAGGTCCAGGGGCGCAACGAGAGCCAGGCGCGGCAGATGCGTGCCGACGCCATTGCCCTGGAGCAGGCCGGTGCGGCCATGTTGCTGCTGGAATGCGTGCCCAGCGAGCTGGCGGCGGAAATCACCCAGGCGGTGAAGATCCCGGTGATCGGCATCGGTGCCGGCAGCGCCACCGACGGCCAGGTGCTGGTGCTCCACGACATGCTGGGCCTGTCCCTCAGCGGTCGCTCGCCCAAGTTCGTGAAAAACTTCATGGCTGGCCAAGACAGCATCCAGGCGGCCTTGAGCGCCTACGTCGCAGAAGTCAAAGCCGTTACCTTTCCAGGCGCCGAACACGGGTTCTCCGCATGA
- the panC gene encoding pantoate--beta-alanine ligase: MNTVKTVRELRAAVARARSDGKRIGFVPTMGNLHSGHAALVAKAAQRVDFVVASIFVNPLQFGAGEDLDKYPRTLAADQEKLLEAGCHLLFAPSVEEMYPDGMAGQTRVSVPQLSEGLCGASRPGHFEGVATVVSKLFNMVQPDLAVFGQKDYQQLAVIRALVHDLNMPIQIIGEPTVRADDGLALSSRNGYLSPEQRAIAPALYRSLQQIAQAIRGGERDYPKLLAEQQQQLEDAGLRRDYLEIRHAKNLCPATAEDRDLVILVAAYLGSTRLIDNLHLDLDTPA; the protein is encoded by the coding sequence ATGAATACAGTTAAAACCGTGCGCGAATTGCGCGCAGCGGTCGCTCGCGCCCGCAGCGACGGCAAGCGGATCGGCTTCGTGCCCACCATGGGCAACCTGCACAGCGGCCACGCCGCACTGGTGGCCAAGGCCGCTCAGCGCGTGGATTTCGTGGTGGCCAGCATCTTCGTCAACCCGCTGCAATTCGGCGCCGGCGAAGACCTGGACAAGTACCCGCGGACCCTGGCTGCCGATCAGGAAAAACTGCTCGAAGCCGGCTGCCATCTGCTGTTCGCCCCCAGCGTCGAAGAAATGTATCCCGACGGCATGGCCGGACAGACCCGGGTCAGCGTGCCGCAACTGTCCGAGGGCCTGTGCGGTGCCAGCCGTCCCGGCCATTTCGAGGGCGTGGCCACGGTGGTCAGCAAGCTGTTCAACATGGTCCAGCCCGATCTGGCGGTATTCGGCCAGAAGGACTACCAGCAACTGGCCGTCATTCGCGCCCTGGTGCATGACCTGAACATGCCAATCCAGATCATCGGTGAACCGACCGTACGCGCCGATGACGGCCTGGCGCTGTCCTCGCGCAACGGTTACCTGAGCCCGGAACAGCGTGCCATCGCCCCGGCGCTGTACCGGAGCCTGCAGCAGATTGCCCAGGCCATCCGCGGTGGCGAACGCGATTATCCGAAGCTGCTGGCCGAGCAACAGCAGCAACTGGAAGACGCCGGCCTGCGCCGGGACTACCTGGAAATCCGTCACGCGAAAAACCTGTGTCCCGCCACCGCCGAAGACCGCGATCTGGTGATTCTGGTCGCAGCGTATCTGGGCTCCACCCGTCTGATCGACAACCTGCATCTGGACCTCGATACACCGGCATAA
- the pgi gene encoding glucose-6-phosphate isomerase, with product MAYYRTPHDVTALPAWQALKDHRQAMQDFSMREAFNADPQRFSQFTLSSCGLFLDYSKNLITSQTRDLLVNLAKEVGLADAIKSMLTGELVNASEGRPALHTALRRPVGDKLSVNGVNVMPEVHKVLNQITELVGRIHDGLWRGYTEKPITDVVNIGIGGSFLGPELVSEALLSYAQKGVRCHYLANIDGSEFHELSAKIRAETTLFIVSSKSFNTLETLKNAQAARAWYLAQGGSEAELHRHFIAVSSNNAAAVAFGIREENIFPMWDWVGGRYSLWSAIGLPIALAIGMSNFKELLSGAYTMDQHFQSAPFEQNMPVLLALLGVWYGNFWGAQSHAILPYDHYLRNITKHLQQLDMESNGKSVRQDGTPVATDTGPVIWGGVGCNGQHAYHQLLHQGTQLIPADFIVPIVSFNPVADHHQWLYANCLSQSQALMLGKTRAEAESELRDKGLSEADVARLAPHKVIPGNRPSNTLVVERISPRRLGALVALYEHKVFVQSVVWGINAFDQWGVELGKELGKGVYNRLVGSDETLADDASTQGLINYFRGRHRG from the coding sequence ATGGCGTACTACCGCACTCCTCACGACGTTACCGCTCTGCCCGCCTGGCAAGCGTTGAAAGACCACCGCCAAGCCATGCAGGATTTCAGCATGCGCGAGGCGTTCAATGCCGATCCACAGCGCTTCAGCCAATTCACCCTGAGCAGCTGCGGACTGTTTCTCGATTACTCGAAGAACCTGATCACCAGCCAGACCCGCGACCTGCTGGTGAACCTGGCCAAGGAAGTCGGCCTGGCCGATGCCATCAAGTCCATGCTCACCGGCGAGCTGGTCAACGCCTCCGAAGGCCGTCCGGCCCTGCACACCGCGCTGCGCCGTCCGGTTGGCGACAAGCTGTCGGTGAACGGCGTCAACGTGATGCCGGAAGTGCACAAGGTACTGAACCAGATCACCGAGCTGGTGGGGCGCATCCACGACGGCCTGTGGCGCGGCTACACCGAGAAGCCCATCACCGACGTGGTGAACATCGGCATCGGCGGCTCCTTCCTCGGCCCGGAACTGGTATCCGAAGCCCTGCTGTCCTACGCCCAGAAAGGCGTGCGCTGCCACTACCTGGCGAACATCGACGGCAGTGAGTTCCATGAGCTTTCGGCGAAGATCCGCGCGGAAACCACACTGTTCATCGTGTCCTCCAAGTCCTTCAATACCCTCGAAACCCTGAAGAACGCCCAAGCAGCGCGGGCCTGGTATCTGGCGCAAGGCGGCTCCGAAGCCGAACTGCATCGCCACTTCATCGCCGTGTCGAGCAACAACGCCGCGGCGGTGGCCTTCGGGATTCGCGAAGAGAACATCTTCCCGATGTGGGATTGGGTCGGCGGGCGCTACTCGCTGTGGTCCGCCATCGGCCTGCCGATCGCCCTGGCCATCGGCATGTCCAACTTCAAGGAACTCCTGTCCGGTGCCTACACCATGGACCAGCATTTCCAGAGCGCGCCGTTCGAACAGAACATGCCGGTGCTGCTGGCCCTGCTGGGGGTGTGGTACGGCAACTTCTGGGGCGCGCAAAGCCACGCGATCCTGCCGTACGACCACTACCTGCGCAACATCACCAAGCACCTGCAGCAGTTGGACATGGAGTCCAACGGCAAGAGCGTGCGCCAGGACGGCACGCCGGTGGCCACCGACACAGGCCCGGTGATCTGGGGCGGCGTCGGTTGCAACGGCCAGCACGCTTATCACCAGTTGCTGCACCAGGGCACCCAGCTGATTCCGGCCGACTTCATCGTGCCGATCGTCAGCTTCAACCCGGTGGCCGACCACCATCAATGGCTGTACGCCAACTGCCTGTCCCAGAGCCAGGCACTGATGCTGGGCAAGACCCGCGCCGAAGCCGAGAGCGAATTGCGCGATAAGGGCCTGAGCGAAGCCGACGTGGCCAGGCTGGCGCCGCACAAAGTCATCCCCGGCAACCGCCCGAGCAACACCCTGGTGGTCGAGCGCATCAGCCCGCGGCGCCTGGGCGCCCTGGTGGCGCTGTACGAACACAAGGTCTTCGTGCAAAGCGTGGTCTGGGGCATCAACGCCTTCGACCAGTGGGGCGTAGAGCTCGGCAAGGAGCTGGGCAAAGGCGTCTACAACCGCCTGGTCGGCAGCGATGAAACCCTGGCCGACGACGCCTCGACCCAAGGCCTGATCAACTACTTCCGCGGTCGTCACCGCGGCTGA